The following DNA comes from Ardenticatenales bacterium.
TTTGGTCCTGACCCCGCCAGCAGCAACCGCGCCTGCCTCGGCGGCATCGTCAGCAACAACTCCACGGGTAGCCACTCCATCCGCTATGGCATGACGGCGGACCATGTGCTGGAGACGAACGTTATTTTGAGCGACGGTTCGATGACCACGTTTGGTCCGGTGGCGGAGGAATCGCTGGCGGACTACCAACTTCGGCCCGGACGGGAAGGGGCGGTTTATCGCCAGGTGGGGGCGCTGCGGCGGGAGCAGGCGGACGTAATTCTGGCGGGGACGCCGCACCATTGGCGGCGCTGCGGCGGCTATAATCTGGACCGCTTCGTAGCAGGGGCCAACTTCCTCTGGCCGCGGGATTCGCGCTTTAATCTGGCGAAACTGGTGTGCGGCGCGGAGGGGACGCTGGCGGTGATGACGGAGATCAAGTTGAATCTGGTGCCCCGCCCCACGCTGACGGCGCTGGCGATTGTGCCGTTTGATAACCTGCGGCAGGCGTTGGAGGCGGTTCCGGTGATATTGGAAGTGGAGCCGTCGGCGGTGGAGTTGATCGACAATTTGGGGTTGACGCTGTGCCGCGAGGTGCCGGCATATGCGCGTTTGTTGGCGACGTTTTTGCGGGGCGAGCCGAACTGCGTTTTGATTACGGAGTTTTATGGGGAGAGTGAGGCGGCGTTGCAGAGCAAGGTGGCGGGATTGGGCCGGCATTTGCGGGGTCAGGGGGTGGCGTGTGGGGAGATAATGCCGGCATTCACCCCCCAACTCCAGGCCAACGTCTGGAAAGTACGCAAAGTCGGCCTCGGCCTCCTCATGAGCATCAAAGGCGACCACAAACCGATCCCCTTCATTGAAGACGCCGCCGTGCCCGTCGAACACCTCGCCGACTACATCACCCGCATCGAACGCTTTTGCAACGACCTGGGAACCAACGTCGCCTACTACGCCCACGCCAGCGCCGGTTGCCTGCACGTGCGCCCCCTGATTAACGCCAAAGTCGCCGGCGAAGTGGACAAACTACCGCGAATCACGCGCTTTTCCGTGGCGTTGCTGGGCGAATATGGCGGCGCATTCTCCAGCGAACACGGGGATGGTCGCGCCCGCAGTTGGCTCAACGAGGCATTTTATGGCAAAGACCTCTACGCCCTTTTCCGCCAGGTAAAGCACGCCTTCGACCCCCAGGGCATCTTCAATCCGGGTAACATCGTGGACGCACCCGCCATGACAGAGAACCTGCGCTACGGTCCTGCTTACAACGTCATCCCCGTGCGGGCGCACATGGACTTTAGCGGCGATGGCGGCTTCCACCGCGCTGTGGAAATGTGCAACGGGGCCGGTGTTTGTCGCAAGCGCACGGCGGACACGATGTGCCCCAGCTTCCAGGTGACGCGGGAGGAGGAACACAGCACGCGCGGGCGGGCGAATGCTTTGCGGGCGGCGTTGTCGGGCCGTTTGCCGGCATCAGAATTCACCGGCGAGCGCATGGTCGAGGTGATGGAATTGTGCGTCGGCTGCAAGGCGTGCCGGGCGGAATGCCCCTCCTCCGTGGACATGGCGAAAATCAAGGTTGAATTTTTGGCGCAATATCACGACGCCCACGGCACGCCCCTGCGCAGCCGCCTTTTCGCCCACATCGCCGCCATTAGCCGTCTCAGCAGCGGTTGGCGCGCGCCTCTGGCCAATGGTGCGCTCCGTTTTGGGCCGCTGCGGCGCGCGTTGGCGCACTCATTGGGCATCAGCCAGGCGCGGGAGATGCCCCCGTTTGCCCGCCATCCATTTACGGACTGGTTCCGGCGACATCGTCAACCCGGCCCCGCTTCTCGCCCCCAGGTTGTCCTTTTCAACGACACCTTCAACACGTACAACGACCCGCACGTGGCTATCGCCGCCGTGGAACTGTTGGAAGCGGCGGGCTACAACGTGGTGCTGCCCGGTCACAAATGCTGTGGCCGCCCCCTGATTTCGCATGGTCTGGTGGATGCGGCGCGCGCCGCCGCGCGGGAGACGGTGGCGCGGTTGGCGCCCTTTGCCGCCCAGGGCATTCCCATCGTGGGGTTGGAGCCAAGTTGTCTGCTGACGCTGCGGGATGAGTACTTGACGCTGCTGCCGGATGACCCGCGGGCGCGGCAGGTGGCGGACCGGGCGCTGCTGTTGGAGGAGTTTGTGGCGAGACTGGCGGAGGCCGGCGCGCTCAATCTGACGTTTACGACGGCGGCGCGCCGGGTGCTGCTGCATGGGCATTGTCACCAGAAGGCGCTGGTGGGCACGGAACCGAGTCGTCTGGCGTTGGGTCTGCCGGCATATTACGAAGTGCGCGAGGTGGATTCCGGCTGCTGCGGGATGGCGGGTTCGTTTGGCTACGAGGCGGAGCATTTGGATTGGTCGTTGGCGATGGGGGAGAGGCGGTTGATGCCGGCAGTACGCGAGGCGGGCGAGGATGTGATTGTGGCGGCGGCGGGGACGAGTTGCCGGCATCAAATCGCCCATGCCACCGGCCGCCGCGCCTACCATCCCGCCGAAATCCTGCGCGACGCCCTCATCAGCCCGCAAAAATAGGACCGTTAGCACATTCGTTCTCTATGTGGTACGCTTGTTCAATTCGTGTTGTCCCAAACCTGGGAGGTGGATGATGGCTCAGTCACGTATTGAGTGGACACAAGCGACCTGGAATCCCGTTACCGGATGCGACAAGATTAGTCCGGGTTGCAAGCATTGTTATGCGGAGAGGATGTCCAGGAGACTACAGGCCATGGGGAATCGAAATTATGCCCATGGATTTCAGGTAACGCTGCACGAACATATGCTGGAACGCCCGCTTTCATGGCACAAGCCGCAACTTGTCTTTGTGAATTCCATGAGCGACCTTTTTCATGAAGCGGTCCCGCTGACGTTTATCCAGCGTGTTTTTGCGGTGATGGAACGCGCGCATTGGCACAAATTCCAGATTCTCACCAAACGCGCGGAACGCCTGGCCGAATTGAGTCCCCAGCTTACCTGGCCTCCCAATGTTTGGATGGGCGTGAGTATTGAAAGCCAGAAGTATCAATATCGTATTGATTATCTTGTGGGGACGAATGCCGGCATCAAGTTCTTATCCCTCGAACCCTTATTAGGCCCCTTGCCCGAACTCGATTTGCGGGACATTGATTGGGTGATTGTGGGGGGCGAGTCCGGACCGGGCGCGCGCCCGATTGCGTCTGACTGGGTGACGGACATCCGTGATCAATGCCTCCGTGCGCAAACGCCGTTTTTCTTCAAGCAATGGGGTGGTTACAACAAGAAAAAAACGGGACGATTACTGGAGGGGCGCACCTGGGACCAGTTGCCTTTGGAACAGGGGCTGTGGCCAACGCCTGCTTGAGTTCTGTTTAAGATTGGCGTCGTTATTTAGCCATAGTAAGGTTACGGCATTTAAGGGGCGTTTTGCGCCATAATCACGTCGGCGGTTTCGATAATTTCGGCGGCGAGGGAGCCGTGGGAGGCTTCCTGGAGGGCTTCCTGGAAGGGGGGGAAATCGGGGACGGCGAAGCGGGCGGTGATGGTGACGTCGGCGGCGAAATCTTCGTCGTCGGTCCGCCCGTTGTGGGCGGCGATCAACAGCCGCGCCCGCTCCAGGAAGGCGTAGGGCACGGCCAGCATGACGGTGTGCGTGGGCACGCGGGCGGCGCGGGGCACGGCGTCCAACACGGCGCGCACGGCATCCCCATAGGCGCGCACCAGCCCGCCGGTTCCCAGTTTTGTGCCGCCAAAGTAGCGCGTGACGACGACGGCTACATCCCCCAGCCCGCTGCCTTGCAGCACGGCCAGGGCCGGGCGACCCGCCGTGCCCGATGGCTCGCCATCATCGCTGCAATGGGCTGTGACGGTGGCGCCGTGTCCGATGAGAAATGCCGGCACATGATGCGACGCATCCCCCATCTCCTCCCGCACCCGCGCCACAAACTGCCTGGCCTCTTCCACCGAAAATGCCGGCACAATCGTGGCAATAAAACGCGAATTCAACACCCGTATCTCGACGCGCGTTTCCGTGGCGGGAATAAGATAAGATGACATAACGGGGTTGTAACGAATCAAGGAGACTCGCGGCAAGGAAGAAAGATGCGCCGCACGCAGGGTGCGGCGCATCCGATCAGGCGACAGCCGCCTACTTCACATCTAATAGCTCAACCTCAAAAATCAGCGTGGCGTTGGGCGGAATCTGGCCCGTGCCCGTTTCGCCATAACCCAACTCCGGCGGCAGCACCAACTGTCGCTTGCCGCCGACGTGCATGCTTGCCAACCCTTCATCCCAACCGCTGATGACCTGCCCCTGACCCAGAACGAACTGGAATGCTTGCCCACGGTTGAGCGAACTGTCAAACATGGTTCCATTTTCCAGCCAGCCCGTGTAATGCACCACCACGGTCTGGCCTACCTCCGGCTGCGCCCCATCCCCGACAACAAAGTCGTAGTACTTCAAGCCGCTGTCCGTCGTCGTGTAATCGGCGTCATTGACTTTGGTGGGGGCCGCGGGCGCGCCATCGCGCACGGAAAGCACCTCTACGTCAAACGTGAGCGTGGCATTCGGGGGGATCACGCCGCCCGCGCCTGTCTCGCCATACGCCAGTTCCGGCGGGATGATCAGGCGAGCTTGATCGCCAACGTGCAGCAGGCTGATGCCTTCTTCCCAGCCAGGGATTGTCTGCCCTGTGCCTACGGGGAACAAAAATGGCTCGTTGCGCTCGCGGGAACTGTCAAAAACGGTTCCATCATCAAGCGTGCCCACGTAGTGAATAGCTGCGAGCTGCCCTTTTTGCAGCGCCGGCCCGTCACCCGCCTGGGTGATCTCGTATTGCAGGCCGCTGGCCGTGGTGATCATTTCGCCCACGGGGGCGCGGGTCGCTTCGCCCGCGGCCATATCCGTGGTATCGGTCGTGATGCTTTCGCCAGTCTGGGCTGTCGTGCCGGATTCGGGTTCAGGAGCCGGACCACAAGCCACAACCATCAGGCCTGCCGCCAGCAGCAACAGCAAAAGCAGTTTGTACATGATGCGATTCTCTTTCAACTCATACTCCTTTGAAAACACTTTGTAGGGCGAGTTTCTAACTCACCTCCGTCAAAAATAGGACGCGGATGAACATGGAAAACCAGGTGGTGATGAATTTCACGTCGGTTGATAATGGGTGACGTGTCGGCCAGGTCTGAGTAGCAAAGTATAGTGGTTTTTAGGGAAACTTCCAGCCGCGGACCGCGTTTGGGCGGCGACGATCAGTTGGTTCTTACCTTGCCTGGGATGTGGCGTACGTTTATGGCTTCAGATCGTCGCTGCGCTTGCGCCCCTGGCCCAGGGCAATGGATCGCTGATAGGCAGCCCAGATACCCCGCGAGATGACTGTGCGCAGGCCTCCTTTTTCCATGTGATAGAGTGCCTCCGCCGTTGTGCCGCCAGGGGAGGTGACCTGGTTGCGTAGTTCGGCTACGTGCTTGTCGGAGCGGGCGGCGTATTCAACGGAGCCGCGCATGGTCTGGAAGACCAGTTGTGTGGCCACGCGGCGGGAGAACCCCAGGTGGACGCCGGCGTCAATCATGGCTTCCATGACCATGAAGACGTAGCCGGGGCCAGAGCCGCTCAGGGCGGTGGCCATGTCCAGGTACTCTTCGTCGTCCACGAAAATCTCCTGCCCAAACGAGGCCAGCACCGCTTGCGCCTGCTGCTTTTGCACCTCCGTTACTTCCGCCGTAGCCGTCCAGACGGTGATGCCCTGCCCGATCTGCGCCGGTGTATTGGGCATGGCGCGCACCACGGAGGCGTGCGCCAGGCCATCCGCCAGCTTTTTGATGGGTGCGCCGGCGATGATGGAGAGGAGCAGGTCCTGGCGACGCAGATGGCCGCGGACTTCGAGCATGACGCGGTCCATCATTTGTGGCTTGATGGAGAGGACGACTACCTGACCTTCTTCCGCGGCGTTCATGTTGCTGGTGGTGATGCGGATGCCGTGTTTTTGGCGCAGTTGTTCGCCCCGTTCCGGGCGGGGACCGGAGGCGATGATCTGATCGGGCGTGACGACGTTTTGGTTGAGCAGGCCGCGGATCATGGCTTCGGCCATCGTGCCGCTGCCGATAAAGGCTATCGTTTTGTCTTTGAACATAGGGGGTGCTCCGTTTAGGCGGGCGTGAAGGTGGCCTGCCGCCGGGTGACGGCTTGCAGGCGGCCTTCGTCTACTTCGATGCCCAGCCCGGGTCCATCCGGGACGGTGATGGTGCTGTCTTCCTGGTTGAGGAAGAAAGAGGTGGCGATGTCGGCGGCGTAGTAGCGGCTGGTGGCGGAGATGTCGCCGGGGAGGGTGAAGCCGGGCAGGGAGGCGAGTGCGAGCTGGGCGGCGCGCCCGACGCCTGTTTCCAGCATGCCGCCGACCCAGACGGGGACATTGGCGGCGCGGCAGATGTCGTGGATTTCGCGGGCGCGGGTCCAGCCGGCGACGCGGGAGGGTTTGATGTTGATGATGTCGCACGCGCCGAGGGCGAGGGCGGCGCGGGCATGGTCGGGTGTGGTGATGCTTTCGTCGAGGCAGAGGGGGGTTTTGATTTGGGGGCGGAGGCGGCTGTGGTTGTAGATGTCGTCGTGGTCGAGGGGTTGTTCTAGCATGAGTAGATGCAGGTCGTCCATTGCCTGGAAGATGCCGGCATCTTCCAACCGATAAGCCGAGTTCGCATCCAACATAATTGCCAGGTCCGGGAAAGCGCGGCGGGCGGCGACGGCAAGCGCGATGTCGTGCCCTGGCTTGATTTTGAGCTTAATCCGACGATAGCCCTGCTCCAGATAAGCGGCGATAGTTTCCAGGGTGTGGGGTACATCCGCCTGAATGCCGACGCTCACGCCGACACGGACGCGGGAGCGGGGTGGTGCGCCGGTCGGTTGGGCCAGCTTTTGCGCCAGCGAGAGGCCATCCCGTTGCGCCAGCAAGTCCCATGCGGCCTGGTCCAGGGCGGCCTTCGCCAGCGGATGGCCGCGCACGAATTCGAGACGGGGGGCGACTTCCTCCGGTTCATTGATGTCCATTTGTAGGAAAGCGGGGATGAGGAAATCGCTGAGGACGTGCCAGGCGGTGACGACGGTTTCGTAGGAGTAGCCGGGATCGTTGGTGGCGACGCATTCGCCCCAGGCGGTGAGGCCACCGGTGCGCAGGCGCAGGATGAGGCAGTCGCGCTGCTGCTGTCGGCCAAAGCTGGTGACAAAGGGGGAGACGAGTTCCTGGCTGATGTGGTAGAGGTCAACTTGTTCGATTTTCATGAGTTGGCGAGGGATTCCTTGATGGAGGTTATTTCGTCAGGGGAGAGGATGGCGAAGGTTCCCGTGACGCTGGCGATGAGGACGTCGTTTTGGGTGATGCGGCATTGGGTGGTGATGGTGCGGCTGCCTTTGTGGACGGTTTCGGCGTGGGCGACGAGCGTGCCGGCACGGGCGGGAGCGTGATACCTTATTTGCATGTCCTGCGTAACCAGGCGGCGTTCGCCCAATGCGGAGAGCGCCGCACCGCCGCAGGTGGAGTCCGCCAGCGCGAAAGCCACGCCGCCGTGCGCGATGCCCAGGGGGTTGAGCAGATGGGGCTGGACTTCCAGCGTGGCACTGCAACGACCGTCGCCAATAGCGGTGTAGGCGAGGCCGAGGACCTGGGTAAAGGAGCCGGTAACGACCTGGCGCGGTTGGCTGAGCGTGCGCAGTACGGACAAGGCGATGGCGCGTGTGTCGTCGTCTAGTTGGTCGAACAGGTCATGAGCTTGGGTGGTGATGTCTTCCAAATGGGGGTTCCTTGTTGTGGACGTCATCTTGGGACAGCGGTTTGCGTGTCGGGAGCGGGGGGGAGGGTTGATGCCGGCAATTGCAACGTAAAAGTCGATCCTGCGCCCAACTCGCTTTCCACCCACACCTGGCCCCCATGCGCTTCGGCAATCGAACGCACGATGGCCAGCCCCAGGCCGTTGCCTTCTACGGAATGTGACGTTTGGACGCGATAGAAGCGGTCGAAAATGAAAGGCATATCAGAGTGAGGAATGCCGATCCCCTTGTCCTGCACCTGTACCAACACCGCACCATTGGCCGAATAGGCGTGGATGATGACTTCGGAATTGGCGGGAGAGTATTTGATGGCGTTGTCCACCAGGTTGCCAATGGCCTGGCGCAATTGCATGGGATCGGCAGAAATGGGTGGAATAATCTCCGCTGCCTTCAGGCGCAGCGTGATGTTCTTGAGGATAGCATTTCCTTGCAAATCCGCCAGCACATCGCGCAATGTGTCGTGTACCTGGCACAACTGTCGCGCCTGGTTGATGCGTGCGTTGATCCGCGCCAGGTCGAGCAGGTCATTGAGCATAGTCAACATGTGGGTGGATGCGTTGCCAATGTAGGTCGCGTATCGTCGCTGAACGTCGGGAAGGTGGCCGGAATCGCGCAACAGGCTGGCAAACTCAATGATCGATGCCAGGGGAGCGCGCATGTCGTGGGAAATGGTGGTGAAGAGGTCTGATTTGATGGTGGCAATGTGGTGCAGGGTGGTGATGTCTTGCATGATGAGTACCCGCCCGTAACCGGGAATGGGGCCTAACATGCACAGCCAGACGGTTTCATCGGGCATTTCGATTTGTAGCTGGCAACTGCCGGCATCTGTTAGTGGCTGTACGATAAATTGGGCCAGTTCCGCAAAATGCACCACTTGTTCTACCGGCTGCCCCACTACCTGGGAAGTCAGGTCCAGACGCGCCCGCGCTTCTCGATTGAGCAGCAGAACACGCTGCCGGGTGTCAATGATCATGATCGGGCTGGTGCTGTATTCCAGGGTAGCCGCTAATTGGCGCTGCCGCGAGTGCGCCTGTTTATAGAGCAGGGCATTGGCTACGGCCACGGCCAACGCCGTGGCGATGAAGATGGCCCGTTCGACATCTTGGGTATGGAAAGGCGCAGAGCGCTTATTCACGAGTTCCAAAGCGCCAATGATCCGCTGCCGAAATACCAGGGGAACGCAGAGCAGGGAGCGGGTAGAAAACCCCGTGATGTCATCAATAGCGGGGTGGTGCAGCGGATGGTTACGGGCATCGTTTGTATAAATCCACTTTCCCGTGCGCACCGTGTAGCCCACGAGTCCTTTGTTGAGGGGGACTTCGATCTTGCTCATGAGGCCCGTGGTCACACCGACGCTGGCCAGTACCCGCAGCGAGCGGCGCGATTCGTTTAGCAGCCAGATGGAGGAGGCTTCGATGTCCCACAAGGCATGGACGCGGTGGATGGCCTGCCGGAGCACTTGTTTCAGGTCGAGCGAGGAGGTGATGCCGCGGGTTAATTCCGCCAGGGTGCGGGCTTCCGTCTGGTCCGTACTCGGTTGGGTGGACTGGTCTGCTCTGGCGCGCGTCTGCTGCATTGCGCCAACGATGAATCCGGACAGCATTTTCAGCAGGGATTGTTGTTGTTCGCTGAAGCTGCGTGGGGTGGTGCGGTTGACGACGGCGAGAATGCCCAGGACGGGTGTCTCTCCCAGGGGGACGGCCAGGATGGCGCGCGCGGCGTAAGCTTCGGTGAGCAGGATGCCTGTCCCGGAGAAGGCGGATTGTCGCCACGTTTTTCCTTGTAGCACGTCGGCCAGGTTTGGGGCGTGCGTGGGTTGGATGAGTGCCGGCATTTCCGTGAACTGGCTGTTTGTGTAGGTGAATGCCGGCATTTCATTCCCCACCACCAGCCACATCACCCCCTCTTCCGCCTGTGTCAGATGCACCGCCGCCGCCAATCCTCGCCGAATCACCTCTTGCATCTCTAACGGCCCCGCCAGCGCCTGCCCAATGCGCAGAAGCTGCTTCATCTCTTGCAGCCGTTGGCTCATCTCCGCGTTTGCCTGCCGCAGTTGCGTCAATTGCGCCTCGCCTGCGCCGGGCTGCGCCTGGCTCAACACCCGTTGCAACGTTTCCCGCACCTCGTCTGTCGTAAATGGCTTGATCAGGTAGTCGCGCGCGCCCAGGCGGAATGCGGTAATGGCGCTTTTTTCCGACCCGTACCCTGTCATCAAGACCACGGGCACGCGAATGGAGAGCTGCGCCAGCCGTTGCAACACGTCCAGCCCGGTCATTTCCGGCAGATTGAGGTCGAGCAGCACCAGATCAGGCTGATGGCGCTGGATCATCGCCACCCCGGCGCGTCCATCAAATGCAGCCAGGGAGCGGTAGCCAAATGCCGGCAACAAATGCTCCGTCAGGTGTTTGACGATCTCACGGCTGTCGTCTATCACCAAAATCAACTCATTGCTCATCCGTCTACTGGGGCGTGCAAAAATAAAAGATCACGGGCCGCGAATGTGCCCTGCCGGCCGAATTATAGCATACCGCCCCTTCTTGACACGTCCCCTGCCCATACTATACTTGACATGTAGCATGAGTTACGAATTATGAAGATGTTTTTCGTCCCTCGTCATTCGGCCTTTCTAATCTTCCAGGAGACTTCACCGGCTGCCGCCGACCACCATGAATGAAAATGGTGCGCCATCGTAGCCCGATTTTCCAAATCGGGCGGGCGATTTGGAAAATCGCCCTACATTTTCGAAGGAGTAATATCACATGAAACGCATTGTCCGCGCTCCGGTTGGCACCGAACTGCACTGCAAAGGATGGTTGCAGGAGGCCGCCTACCGCATGTTGCAAAACAACCTCGACCCCGAAGTCGCCGGCGACCCCGAACACCTCATCGTCTACGGCGGACGGGGGCGCGCCGCCCGCAATTGGGATGCATTTGACGCCATTCTTGAATCGCTGCGCCAACTTGAGAATGATGAAACGCTGCTCGTGCAAAGCGGCAAGCCTGTTGCCGTTTTCCGCACCCATGCCGATGCCCCTCGCGTCCTCATTGCCAACTCCAACATTGTGCCTCACTGGGCTACCCAGGAAAATTTCGATAAATGGGAAGCTGAAGGGCTGATCATGTATGGGCAAATGACGGCGGGAAGCTGGATTTACATTGGCACGCAGGGTATTTTGCAAGGCACATATGAAACATTTGCCGCCGCGGCGCGGCAAGCGGGCTGGCCCTCCTTGCGCGGCAAATGGGTTCTTACTGCCGGACTGGGGGAAATGGGCGGCGCGCAGCCCCTGGCCGTGACCATGAACGAAGGCGTGGGGCTGATTGTGGAAGTAGACGATTGGCGTGCCAACCGCCGCCTGGAACATCGCTACATCGACGAAGTGGCCGAAGACCTGGATGAGGCGCTGAAACGGGTGCAGTATTACGTGGAATGCCGGCAGCCCCGCTCCATTGGCCTCATTGGCAACGCCGCCACGATCTTTCCCGAATTAGCGCGGCGCAACCTCATTCCCGATATCGTCACCGACCAGACCTCGGCGCACGATCCGCTCGCTTATTTCCCGCACCACCTTTCCTTTGCCGATGGGCGCGAATTGCGTGACCGCGATCCCGCCGCTTTTCAGGCGCTTTCCATGGAATCGATGGCGCAGCAGTGCGCGGCAATGGTGGAAATGCAGCGGCGCGGAGCGATTGTGTTTGACTATGGCAATAACCTGCGCCAGCGGGCGTTTGATCATGGCGTCGCCGACGCATTTAGCTACCCCGGCTTTATTCCCGCTTACATTCGTCCGCTCTTTTGCGAAGGCAAGGGGCCATTCCGTTGGGTAGCCCTCAGCGGCGACCCGGAGGATATTTATGCCACGGACCGCGCTATTCTGGAACTCTTCCCGGACGATGAACCGCTGCATCGCTGGATCAAGATGGCGCAAGAGCAGGTGCATTTTCAGGGATTGCCGGCACGAATTTGCTGGCTGGGATACGGTGAACGCGCGCGTGCCGGACTGAAGTTCAACGAACTGGTTGCCAGCGGCGTCGTCAAAGCCCCCATCGTCATTGGCCGCGACCACCTCGACGCCGGTTCCGTCGCCAGCCCCAACCGCGAAACGGAACGCATGCGCGACGGCTCCGACGCCATTGCCGACTGGCCCATCCTCAACGCCCTGGTCAATGCCGTCAGCGGGGCTACCTGGGTTAGCTTCCACCACGGCGGCGGCGTCGGCATTGGCTACAGCCTGCACGCCGGCCAGGTCATCGTTGCGGATGGCACACCCGCCGCTGCCGCCCGCCTCCAGCGCGTTCTCACCGTTGATCCCGGCATGGGGGTCGCCCGCCACGTTGATGCCGGCTACGAAAGAGCCATCGAAGTCGCCCGCGAACGCGGCGTCAAAATTCCCATGCTCCATTAGCAGGTGTGACGCACTTTCCCCGTACGTCGTACTGGACTCTGGCGTTCTTGGAGTGGAGGCTTCAGCCGGCCCATATATGGGGTTTGACCCGGCTAAAGCCTCGATTCCGCTCACCCTATATGGATTTCGCCAGACGCGAGGTCGTACCTTAAATCAATCCCAACCAGCCACGACTAACCACCAATTGACCATTAACTACCAGCAATTGACCACGTTCGCCCAATTATGAGTACCTACTATCGGGTCAATATCCTTGAAGAACGACTGCAAGAGCTGATCGAAAACGTCCCTGGTTTGCAGGGAGCCGTCATTGTCAGCTCCGAAGGGTTCGTCGTGGCGGCTTATCCCTATGAACTTGGCGACGAGAGCGGTGCCACCAATATGCCACAGATTGCCGCCCTGGCGGCCACGCTCATTGCCCTGGGGGAGACAACGCTGGCGCGGCTGGGACGCGGAGCCGTTGAGCGGCTCCTGGTTGAAGGCGAGCTAGGCGCCATCGTGGTTTACCCGATCAACGGCACCGCCGCGTTGTCCGCCCTCCTAAACAAGGATGCGAAGGTTGGCCTGACGCTTCTGGCTGTAGCCCGCGCCGCGGACAATATCGGAAAAATTCTTCTTTGAGACATTGAGCGCGTGAAATTGGTCCAATCTCCCAATCATCTAGCATCAAAACAACTTCCGGGAAGGTGGTCGTGAAAGTGACCCATTGGAGGAAGCCCGACGACGATTTTCTGTACACATGGTTGGAATTCCTTGCCAGGCGCGGAAATA
Coding sequences within:
- the hutU gene encoding urocanate hydratase; this translates as MKRIVRAPVGTELHCKGWLQEAAYRMLQNNLDPEVAGDPEHLIVYGGRGRAARNWDAFDAILESLRQLENDETLLVQSGKPVAVFRTHADAPRVLIANSNIVPHWATQENFDKWEAEGLIMYGQMTAGSWIYIGTQGILQGTYETFAAAARQAGWPSLRGKWVLTAGLGEMGGAQPLAVTMNEGVGLIVEVDDWRANRRLEHRYIDEVAEDLDEALKRVQYYVECRQPRSIGLIGNAATIFPELARRNLIPDIVTDQTSAHDPLAYFPHHLSFADGRELRDRDPAAFQALSMESMAQQCAAMVEMQRRGAIVFDYGNNLRQRAFDHGVADAFSYPGFIPAYIRPLFCEGKGPFRWVALSGDPEDIYATDRAILELFPDDEPLHRWIKMAQEQVHFQGLPARICWLGYGERARAGLKFNELVASGVVKAPIVIGRDHLDAGSVASPNRETERMRDGSDAIADWPILNALVNAVSGATWVSFHHGGGVGIGYSLHAGQVIVADGTPAAAARLQRVLTVDPGMGVARHVDAGYERAIEVARERGVKIPMLH
- a CDS encoding roadblock/LC7 domain-containing protein — encoded protein: MSTYYRVNILEERLQELIENVPGLQGAVIVSSEGFVVAAYPYELGDESGATNMPQIAALAATLIALGETTLARLGRGAVERLLVEGELGAIVVYPINGTAALSALLNKDAKVGLTLLAVARAADNIGKILL
- a CDS encoding GAF domain-containing protein produces the protein MSNELILVIDDSREIVKHLTEHLLPAFGYRSLAAFDGRAGVAMIQRHQPDLVLLDLNLPEMTGLDVLQRLAQLSIRVPVVLMTGYGSEKSAITAFRLGARDYLIKPFTTDEVRETLQRVLSQAQPGAGEAQLTQLRQANAEMSQRLQEMKQLLRIGQALAGPLEMQEVIRRGLAAAVHLTQAEEGVMWLVVGNEMPAFTYTNSQFTEMPALIQPTHAPNLADVLQGKTWRQSAFSGTGILLTEAYAARAILAVPLGETPVLGILAVVNRTTPRSFSEQQQSLLKMLSGFIVGAMQQTRARADQSTQPSTDQTEARTLAELTRGITSSLDLKQVLRQAIHRVHALWDIEASSIWLLNESRRSLRVLASVGVTTGLMSKIEVPLNKGLVGYTVRTGKWIYTNDARNHPLHHPAIDDITGFSTRSLLCVPLVFRQRIIGALELVNKRSAPFHTQDVERAIFIATALAVAVANALLYKQAHSRQRQLAATLEYSTSPIMIIDTRQRVLLLNREARARLDLTSQVVGQPVEQVVHFAELAQFIVQPLTDAGSCQLQIEMPDETVWLCMLGPIPGYGRVLIMQDITTLHHIATIKSDLFTTISHDMRAPLASIIEFASLLRDSGHLPDVQRRYATYIGNASTHMLTMLNDLLDLARINARINQARQLCQVHDTLRDVLADLQGNAILKNITLRLKAAEIIPPISADPMQLRQAIGNLVDNAIKYSPANSEVIIHAYSANGAVLVQVQDKGIGIPHSDMPFIFDRFYRVQTSHSVEGNGLGLAIVRSIAEAHGGQVWVESELGAGSTFTLQLPASTLPPAPDTQTAVPR